The nucleotide window ATAGAATTATGATAACAAATGTAGATGATCAAGCAGAAtctataaataaaatattgggTTCTTTGACGAATCCTGAATCCAATCCTATGGATATCCCACTACATCCATCATCAGCAGTACCCTCCCCATCAATATCAGCTTCTGAACAAGTCTTACCATCATCTAATATGGGAATGAAATCATCTTATCCTTCTCCGCTAATCCATCAGCAACGACACTCTCCACTACAAAAAAGGAGATTTCCATCTTTACCAATTCCAACGACTAAGGTAAAAAGTCCCTTCTCACCTACACCCGCAACATCTGATTCGCCGTTCGCCAAACGTCAAAAGAAAGCTAATGTTGATAAGTTGACGCCATCTCAAACGGCTCTTGAGGCACTATTACCTAATGCATTATCAAGTGACTTCAATAACGATAAACTAAACAAGATTACAGAGCAGGTTGAATCAAAATCACAAGCAATCATTCAGAGGCGGCCTGAGCTTGTCCAAACCAAGTCCATGTCTACACCTGCATCTCCGTTAGCTTCCTTACCTGGTTCTACCAAGCCTGTGAATTTCGTTATCGGTGGGCGTGAAGACAGAGCAAATTCATCCTCCACTTCTGAATCAAGTTCTGTTCAAATCCAACCTATCAATAACGACAATAGTGTACGCTCCACGAAGATTTCCGAAAAGGAGCATCTATCAGGACCAGTTCCAGTGCCTGTTTCATTCTCGATACCAATGAAACCTCATATAGGCACTAGACCTACTTTAAACAGGAATGATGATTCTACCACAAGTATGCCACTTACACCTATCGAGTCAACTTTATCCAAACAACCTTCTTCGTTAGATGAGGTATCACCAAAGACAACAGCAGATGTAGTCACGGACACTGATAAGAATAAAGCAACacagaaaaaaataaatacctTCTCATCCAAATCGAATGCTTCATCAACAATGAAATGGGATGGTTCCAATACTACTCACTCGCCAATCAAATTGGCTCCTTTGAAATCCATACCTCTAATTACTAAATCTACCAACCTTCCCAAACTACACAAAATGAATCATACTGTTCAGCCACAATTATATGCCAATTTAGGTACGTTTCTCAATAAAGTTAGTACAAAATCAAAGAGAACGCCACCATTGAATCTAGGGAATCCAGAAGACAATCTTAAGAGTGGAGAGGACAGGGGCgaagaatataaagaaacaaaagaatcAGTTGCGAGTAACAAAAACGGTCCAAACGAGAATATTAAATACAAGCTTTCtagagaaaataaaacaatttgGGACCTATATGCTGAATGGTTTATTGGACTTAATGGCAATCCTTCTATTAAAAAGctaattgaaaaatttggttgGAGACGTTGGAAAGTTAGTGAAGATTCCCATTTCTTCCCGACgagaagaattattatgGATTATATTGAGAATGAATGTGATAGAGGGATAAAACTGGGAAGATTTAAACCTGATCAGtcaagagaagaaattagaaaaataatagtgagtgatttggaaaagtttAGGATTAACAATGGATTGACTTTAAACTCTTTATCACTGTATTTTAGAAATCTCaccaaaaataataaagaaattggaatctttgaaaactttAAGACGTGGTCCGTGAGATATATGACAGAAGATGAGAAAGTGAAATATTGTAAGAGACAACATATTAGtacatcatcttcttcatcgcACGCAGCATCACGATCTTCAGAGGCGCAACAATCTACCAAGCAATTAATCGAACTTTCAGCTACACTTTTAAACTTAAAGAAAGAGATTACGGAGACAAACTCTGAGAAggataagaagaaaaagaataaaaagaaaaagaagagcGCCAGTACGGAACCGAACTCTCAGAAGAAGAGTGAGGATTCAGTGGAAACAGGCACCGAAAAACAGCATGAAACAGTGGTAGGAGatgagaagaagaaagacgAAACCATTGACGTAGAAgctgaaaaaaaagatgACATTATTGAGAAATCCTCGATTAAAGTACTGACATCGGCCCCTCCTTCTGATAAATCACGTGAAAAGATATATCCAATAACTACAACATCAACTAATGTGACTACTACTAATGCATCACCAGACAAGACCACTCCAAGATCATCTAatgatctttcaattgatatTGAACCCGAGACTGCCAATGTGCTATCCAAGGGTGGAACTCCAACGGTAACCTAAACAGAACTACTGTTAATTTTTTACGACGTAACGAATTTTATTACATGTTTACATATTATTTATAGATCTTATTTATTAAACGAATTTTGTAATACAATGCCTTTGATTTTATTCAATCTCTATTGTTCATTTAGGACAAGTTAGCTTTCCCTTTTTTTCGTGCGCGGTTTATAAGCACCCAAAAAATGGAGTTAACATTCAAGTAGGatcttcattaaattcaaaattccAACGTAAAGGAGCAAATTAGGCAccaatgaatatttaaaaatggcCCATGATAAGTTCGTAATACCTCGGAACTTGACCATATTGCAATCTCTGGAATTACTATATTCAATATCGAAAAACCAGTATCAAAATTTGTTGGTTAATATTGAGACTGATAAATATTATAACGATCCCCTAATATTACACAAAGTTTACAAGGCATTAGATACCTTATCAGTTTATATTGACAACGGATTGAAGAGGATTGTTAAATTCTATGGATTAAAAGAGGGAATTAAGGACCTTGTGGACGAATATCCGACATGTAAGAGAAACGTGGAGGATTTCCAAATACTGAATCAAGATATCATAAGTGCACGGAATGCCACTTTTAGTAGATATGAAGAGATAGCAAGTAAGGGAGAACGTTCATTATCGCCGAAAAGGTTACCTAATAAGAGTGGGTTAAAAATATCCAACCTTT belongs to Naumovozyma castellii chromosome 3, complete genome and includes:
- the GCR1 gene encoding transcription regulator GCR1 (ancestral locus Anc_8.543), with the protein product MNFFNQFPQTDPTILNQNTRGYTRGRAATAPFSYSPSPSSLSPYKRNVITNKLQHLLSQQEQQTKVNSSNTTSNFYTITQYILQTYFKVDLNSLSSLKLIDLIVDQTYPDSLTLRKLHEGSSVQPYEYFNTVSRDSDISKCPLFALAIYFIIRWSHPNPPISIYNYSSIPLLDPEYISLDSNPLLYGENPDLSNINSNVKIARSESFEPSRELIDIVFPWLPYLRQEMLLVDRTNYKLHSLCELFEFMGRIVIQDLRYLNHHALLLPNILSFIANFIPDLFQNHQFKAIDQFGTTNITTNDVLTSSMRINDNRSFMNGINNENNNIPISNDYKIPQEIESRFLELSKKLTVENVRLSQQVTQLKSELSSITAMCDQILHGQQELILQNNNTSTSRSDNTRVPEKDRIMITNVDDQAESINKILGSLTNPESNPMDIPLHPSSAVPSPSISASEQVLPSSNMGMKSSYPSPLIHQQRHSPLQKRRFPSLPIPTTKVKSPFSPTPATSDSPFAKRQKKANVDKLTPSQTALEALLPNALSSDFNNDKLNKITEQVESKSQAIIQRRPELVQTKSMSTPASPLASLPGSTKPVNFVIGGREDRANSSSTSESSSVQIQPINNDNSVRSTKISEKEHLSGPVPVPVSFSIPMKPHIGTRPTLNRNDDSTTSMPLTPIESTLSKQPSSLDEVSPKTTADVVTDTDKNKATQKKINTFSSKSNASSTMKWDGSNTTHSPIKLAPLKSIPLITKSTNLPKLHKMNHTVQPQLYANLGTFLNKVSTKSKRTPPLNLGNPEDNLKSGEDRGEEYKETKESVASNKNGPNENIKYKLSRENKTIWDLYAEWFIGLNGNPSIKKLIEKFGWRRWKVSEDSHFFPTRRIIMDYIENECDRGIKLGRFKPDQSREEIRKIIVSDLEKFRINNGLTLNSLSLYFRNLTKNNKEIGIFENFKTWSVRYMTEDEKVKYCKRQHISTSSSSSHAASRSSEAQQSTKQLIELSATLLNLKKEITETNSEKDKKKKNKKKKKSASTEPNSQKKSEDSVETGTEKQHETVVGDEKKKDETIDVEAEKKDDIIEKSSIKVLTSAPPSDKSREKIYPITTTSTNVTTTNASPDKTTPRSSNDLSIDIEPETANVLSKGGTPTVT